Proteins co-encoded in one Amaranthus tricolor cultivar Red isolate AtriRed21 chromosome 7, ASM2621246v1, whole genome shotgun sequence genomic window:
- the LOC130817617 gene encoding preprotein translocase subunit SCY2, chloroplastic isoform X1: MAKLSLPVLHLHNGGPLDFKSFFSCRTIPNNFSQFKGGYFVPSITVRKISCTSTHVSVQHSQRHIIFSKVPLLFKVNRNSSLLPPQSGSQSAERMFIRSFSQEVPLSELQDGQGVSTPNSTVNDGDILREKRTFKNRFMNFVRFGSVINDTAESFFKSEIRRRLFVTAALLIASRVGYFIPLPGFDRRLIPQDYLSFVSGSADELGDYAPEVKMSLFQLGISPQIAASILMQILCHVVPSLVKLRKEGLDGHEKIKAYIWWISLGFAILEALIVACHSLQYSIYGASHRVKHVMVASLLMVCGAMTMTWICDKISEAGFGQGSSLVICVGILTSYTNILCKMLSQFSGSALSWSPYALGLLGIFMAVTMWAVVVTQGCRKIKLQYYGFKLASTARNESPITEVEPYIPFNINPSGMQPVLTTSYLLAVPSILASLLGSRFWEHVKEILNPETSVGAEPWVYYTIYAFFVFVFNIFDIANMPKEIAEYLNKIGARIPKIKPGKATVEYLTKIQASTRFWGGLLLSILATGSILLDNHLRRINESFAIGFTSVLIIVGSIIDLRRSYQAYNVMPTLSKVLRRYGL, encoded by the exons ATGGCGAAACTTTCTCTTCCTGTGCTTCATCTCCATAATGGTGGACCTTTGGACTTTAAATCCTTCTTCAGTTGCAGAACAATTCCCAATAATTTCTCTCAATTCAAAG GTGGATATTTTGTTCCTAGCATTACAGTACGGAAAATATCTTGCACCAGCACTCATGTTTCTGTACAGCATAGCCAAAGGCATATTATATTTTCAAAAGTTCCACTGTTATTTAAGGTCAATAGAAACTCGTCTTTGCTACCTCCTCAAAGTGGGTCTCAATCTGCGGAGCGTATGTTTATACGGTCTTTTTCACAAGAGGTACCACTGTCAGAGTTGCAGGATGGACAAGGTGTTTCTACACCAAATTCTACAGTTAATGATGGGGATATTTTGCGTGAAAAGAGAACATTTAAGAACAGGTTTATGAATTTTGTACGCTTTGGCTCCGTCATAAATGACACAGCTGAATCATTTTTTAAGAGTGAAATTCGCCGTAGATTGTTTGTTACTGCTGCTCTGTTAATTGCTAGCCGTGTTGGATATTTCATCCCGCTGCCTGGGTTCGATCGCCGATTGATACCTCAAGACTACCTAAGCTTTGTTTCTGGATCAGCTG ATGAACTTGGTGATTACGCACCAGAAGTGAAGATGTCACTTTTTCAGCTGGGAATCAGCCCTCAGATAGCAGCATCTATTCTTATGCAG ATACTTTGTCATGTTGTTCCTTCATTGGTTAAGCTGCGAAAAGAAGGTTTAGATGGTCATGAGAAAATCAAGGCTTATAT ATGGTGGATCTCTCTTGGCTTTGCCATTTTGGAAGCCTTGATAGTTGCTTGTCATTCATTACAGTATTCCATTTATGGTGCCAGTCATAG GGTTAAGCATGTGATGGTAGCATCTCTTTTGATGGTATGTGGTGCTATGACTATGACTTGGATATGTGACAAAATTTCAGAGGCTGGATTCG GTCAAGGATCATCTCTGGTTATTTGTGTGGGAATATTGACCAGCTACACAAATATACTATGCAAAATGCTGTCGCAGTTTTCAG GAAGTGCTTTGAGTTGGTCACCATATGCTCTTGGTTTATTAGGCATCTTTATGGCTGTAACCATGTGGGCAGTCGTTGTGACTCAAGGTTGCAGGAAAATCAAGCTGCAGTACTATGGTTTCAAGCTTGCTTCCACAGCGAG GAATGAGTCTCCAATTACTGAAGTGGAGCCCTACATTCCATTTAATATAAACCCATCTGGAATGCAGCCTGTTCTCACTACATCATATCTCTTGGCAGTTCCTAGTATACTTGCAAG TCTGCTAGGTTCACGATTTTGGGAACATGTTAAAGAGATACTGAATCCAGAAACATCAGTTGGAGCAGAACCGTGGGTCTATTACACAATATATGcgttctttgtttttgttttcaacATTTTTGATATT GCCAATATGCCAAAGGAAATTGCTGAGTATTTGAACAAGATAGGTGCTAGAATCCCAAAAATAAAACCTGGAAAGGCAACTGTGGAATACTTGACAAAAATTCAAGCATCAACACGTTTTTGGG GGGGTTTGTTGTTGAGCATCTTGGCCACTGGCTCAATATTACTTGATAACCATTTGCGCCGTATCAATGAGAGCTTTGCTATTGGATTTACTTCGGTTCTCATCATT GTGGGTTCTATAATTGACCTCAGAAGATCCTATCAAGCGTATAACGTGATGCCAACATTGAGCAAAGTTCTTAGGCGGTATGGCTTATGA
- the LOC130817584 gene encoding protein GRAVITROPIC IN THE LIGHT 1, whose translation MDSVKRPATTPSKSRIARAISKVLHVRAITGITPSDGLQKVKTKDRIQGVKPQDKIKEMKPHEKTRSSKPQDKVKADFVHVHCKLGEKEDEEIANRLARKSVLGKIFASISSIKAAYARLQFAQSPYDAEAIQSSDEMVVSELKTLAEVKRCFLKKQFDSFPEKSLLTYDLQEQKNMVKTYEITGKKLEYEVKLKESEITFLKEKLEECKKENWLLEKRLNASGSLSVLDNLHMSGLSPHHFVPVLRHTVRSIRTFVKLMVKEMQSVGWNLEAAANVIHPGVSYCKQEHICFAFESYVSKEMFDSFHIPNFVLTNESLPEHKHCRRLFFERFTELKSVKAKDYLCQKPKSTFGKFCRAKYLRLVHPKMESSFFGDLTQRNLVKSGEYPETTFFSTFAEMSKRVWLLHCLAYSFDPVATIFQFKKMCRFSDVYMDSVSDEAFLPETEPCLAFTVIPGFKIGKTIIQSQVYLSKA comes from the coding sequence ATGGATTCTGTTAAGCGACCAGCAACAACCCCAAGTAAGAGTCGGATTGCTCGAGCAATCTCCAAAGTTCTCCATGTTCGTGCAATCACTGGTATTACTCCATCTGATGGATTGCAGAAGGTGAAAACGAAAGACAGAATCCAGGGTGTAAAACCACAAGACAAGATAAAGGAGATGAAGCCGCATGAAAAAACTCGATCATCGAAGCCTCAAGATAAAGTTAAGGCTGATTTTGTTCATGTTCATTGCAAGTTGGGTGagaaagaagatgaagaaattgcAAATAGGCTTGCCCGCAAATCTGTTCTTGGTAAAATATTTGCCAGTATTTCGAGTATCAAAGCTGCATACGCACGGTTACAATTTGCACAGTCTCCGTATGATGCAGAAGCAATCCAATCGTCTGATGAGATGGTGGTATCGGAGTTGAAAACTTTGGCGGAGGTGAAACGATGTTTTTTGAAGAAACAGTTTGATTCATTTCCTGAGAAGAGTTTACTTACATATGACTTGCAAGAGCAGAAGAATATGGTTAAAACATATGAAATAACAGGGAAGAAATTGGAATATGAGGTTAAGCTGAAAGAGTCGGAAATCACATTCCTGAAGGAGAAACTAGAGGAATGCAAGAAAGAGAATTGGTTACTCGAAAAACGATTGAATGCTAGTGGCTCACTCTCTGTTCTCGACAACCTTCATATGTCGGGTCTAAGTCCTCACCATTTCGTTCCTGTTCTTCGGCATACTGTAAGATCCATTCGAACTTTCGTAAAGCTAATGGTCAAGGAAATGCAGTCTGTTGGGTGGAATTTAGAGGCTGCAGCCAATGTTATCCATCCTGGTGTTTCGTACTGTAAGCAAGAGCATATATGCTTCGCATTCGAGTCATACGTAAGTAAAGAAATGTTCGATAGTTTCCACATTCCCAACTTTGTGCTTACTAATGAATCTTTACCCGAACACAAGCATTGTCGAAGGCTGTTTTTTGAGAGATTCACAGAACTAAAGTCTGTTAAAGCAAAAGATTATCTGTGCCAGAAACCGAAATCAACATTTGGGAAGTTCTGCCGAGCCAAATACTTGAGGCTAGTGCACCCAAAAATGGAGTCATCCTTCTTTGGAGATCTAACCCAAAGAAACCTTGTGAAGTCTGGTGAGTACCCAGAAACTACTTTCTTCAGCACATTTGCAGAAATGTCAAAGAGAGTATGGCTCCTACATTGCTTAGCATACTCTTTCGATCCAGTCGCTACGATATTTCAGTTCAAGAAAATGTGTCGATTTTCCGATGTATACATGGATAGCGTCTCTGATGAGGCGTTCTTACCAGAGACAGAACCATGTCTAGCATTCACAGTAATTCCTGGGTTCAAGATTGGTAAAACCATAATCCAATCACAGGTATACCTCTCTAAAGCATAA
- the LOC130817617 gene encoding preprotein translocase subunit SCY2, chloroplastic isoform X2, with amino-acid sequence MAKLSLPVLHLHNGGPLDFKSFFSCRTIPNNFSQFKGGYFVPSITVRKISCTSTHVSVQHSQRHIIFSKVPLLFKVNRNSSLLPPQSGSQSAERMFIRSFSQEVPLSELQDGQGVSTPNSTVNDGDILREKRTFKNRFMNFVRFGSVINDTAESFFKSEIRRRLFVTAALLIASRVGYFIPLPGFDRRLIPQDYLSFVSGSADELGDYAPEVKMSLFQLGISPQIAASILMQILCHVVPSLVKLRKEGLDGHEKIKAYIWWISLGFAILEALIVACHSLQYSIYGASHRVKHVMVASLLMVCGAMTMTWICDKISEAGFGQGSSLVICVGILTSYTNILCKMLSQFSGSALSWSPYALGLLGIFMAVTMWAVVVTQGCRKIKLQYYGFKLASTARNESPITEVEPYIPFNINPSGMQPVLTTSYLLAVPSILASLLGSRFWEHVKEILNPETSVGAEPWVYYTIYAFFVFVFNIFDIK; translated from the exons ATGGCGAAACTTTCTCTTCCTGTGCTTCATCTCCATAATGGTGGACCTTTGGACTTTAAATCCTTCTTCAGTTGCAGAACAATTCCCAATAATTTCTCTCAATTCAAAG GTGGATATTTTGTTCCTAGCATTACAGTACGGAAAATATCTTGCACCAGCACTCATGTTTCTGTACAGCATAGCCAAAGGCATATTATATTTTCAAAAGTTCCACTGTTATTTAAGGTCAATAGAAACTCGTCTTTGCTACCTCCTCAAAGTGGGTCTCAATCTGCGGAGCGTATGTTTATACGGTCTTTTTCACAAGAGGTACCACTGTCAGAGTTGCAGGATGGACAAGGTGTTTCTACACCAAATTCTACAGTTAATGATGGGGATATTTTGCGTGAAAAGAGAACATTTAAGAACAGGTTTATGAATTTTGTACGCTTTGGCTCCGTCATAAATGACACAGCTGAATCATTTTTTAAGAGTGAAATTCGCCGTAGATTGTTTGTTACTGCTGCTCTGTTAATTGCTAGCCGTGTTGGATATTTCATCCCGCTGCCTGGGTTCGATCGCCGATTGATACCTCAAGACTACCTAAGCTTTGTTTCTGGATCAGCTG ATGAACTTGGTGATTACGCACCAGAAGTGAAGATGTCACTTTTTCAGCTGGGAATCAGCCCTCAGATAGCAGCATCTATTCTTATGCAG ATACTTTGTCATGTTGTTCCTTCATTGGTTAAGCTGCGAAAAGAAGGTTTAGATGGTCATGAGAAAATCAAGGCTTATAT ATGGTGGATCTCTCTTGGCTTTGCCATTTTGGAAGCCTTGATAGTTGCTTGTCATTCATTACAGTATTCCATTTATGGTGCCAGTCATAG GGTTAAGCATGTGATGGTAGCATCTCTTTTGATGGTATGTGGTGCTATGACTATGACTTGGATATGTGACAAAATTTCAGAGGCTGGATTCG GTCAAGGATCATCTCTGGTTATTTGTGTGGGAATATTGACCAGCTACACAAATATACTATGCAAAATGCTGTCGCAGTTTTCAG GAAGTGCTTTGAGTTGGTCACCATATGCTCTTGGTTTATTAGGCATCTTTATGGCTGTAACCATGTGGGCAGTCGTTGTGACTCAAGGTTGCAGGAAAATCAAGCTGCAGTACTATGGTTTCAAGCTTGCTTCCACAGCGAG GAATGAGTCTCCAATTACTGAAGTGGAGCCCTACATTCCATTTAATATAAACCCATCTGGAATGCAGCCTGTTCTCACTACATCATATCTCTTGGCAGTTCCTAGTATACTTGCAAG TCTGCTAGGTTCACGATTTTGGGAACATGTTAAAGAGATACTGAATCCAGAAACATCAGTTGGAGCAGAACCGTGGGTCTATTACACAATATATGcgttctttgtttttgttttcaacATTTTTGATATT AAGTAG